The following proteins come from a genomic window of Anabrus simplex isolate iqAnaSimp1 chromosome 7, ASM4041472v1, whole genome shotgun sequence:
- the RYBP gene encoding YY1-associated factor 2 — protein sequence MECKQTNLHKITHRTKRQAKVLEDNFWDCSVCTYRNTAEAFKCLMCDVRKGTSTRKPRINPQLVAQQYSPTPAKTNKKEGLSGTKEKADKNSHSGNKSVKKSGYPPRLKNVDRSSAQTREVTVNNVTVLITEYKPKVKKSASDQSGQSSSASSEDGSQSESSLDARSADVGTDSRSSL from the coding sequence ATGGAATGCAAACAAACTAACTTACATAAAATAACACACAGAACGAAACGCCAAGCAAAAGTTTTAGAGGACAACTTCTGGGATTGTAGTGTGTGTACTTACAGAAATACAGCAGAAGCATTTAAATGCCTCATGTGTGACGTTCGAAAAGGGACTTCCACACGGAAACCAAGGATCAACCCGCAGTTAGTGGCCCAGCAGTATAGCCCTACACCTGCCAAGACCAACAAAAAGGAAGGTTTATCCGGAACGAAAGAGAAAGCAGACAAGAATTCCCACTCAGGAAACAAATCCGTTAAGAAGAGTGGATATCCTCCTAGGCTGAAGAACGTGGATCGGAGCTCGGCACAAACACGTGAAGTTACTGTTAATAATGTGACTGTGTTAATTACAGAATATAAACCAAAAGTGAAGAAAAGTGCATCTGATCAATCTGGACAGTCGAGCAGTGCATCATCAGAGGATGGCAGTCAATCAGAATCCAGCTTAGATGCAAGAAGCGCGGATGTTGGAACGGATTCAAGAAGTTCGTTATAG